A portion of the Stigmatella aurantiaca DW4/3-1 genome contains these proteins:
- a CDS encoding tetratricopeptide repeat protein — MAKPEKIAQEELKQPDAFQRVGAEAEDWLVQRQRLVLIAVGVLLVGGLGVALFSYSSSKGETRAAQALGAALEVLDRPVSPPVEGEPPPPAVPGEPAPFKTAKEQDEALVKALTAFRAEHKGTHSATAAALPLGKAEYRLGNNEGAIAAFGEFLKGAAQNDPLRASAFEGQGYAYEAQQKYDQALAAFDEMTKVNSGGFLVGMGQYHRARILILQGKKDEAAALLAKIPTEHASSSAARLSTERLALLAAEGIKVPTPAPPADAVQDAG, encoded by the coding sequence GTGGCCAAGCCCGAGAAGATTGCTCAAGAGGAGCTCAAGCAGCCGGACGCTTTCCAGCGCGTGGGGGCCGAAGCCGAGGACTGGCTGGTCCAGCGCCAGCGGCTCGTGCTCATCGCCGTGGGCGTGCTGCTGGTCGGCGGTCTGGGCGTGGCCCTGTTCAGCTACTCCTCCTCCAAGGGCGAGACCCGGGCGGCCCAGGCGCTGGGCGCGGCGCTGGAAGTGCTCGATCGCCCGGTGTCCCCTCCGGTCGAGGGCGAGCCGCCGCCCCCCGCAGTCCCGGGAGAGCCCGCCCCGTTCAAGACCGCCAAGGAGCAGGATGAGGCGCTGGTGAAGGCGCTGACGGCCTTCCGCGCCGAGCACAAGGGCACCCACTCGGCGACGGCCGCGGCCCTGCCGCTGGGCAAGGCCGAGTACCGGCTGGGCAACAACGAGGGGGCGATTGCCGCCTTTGGCGAGTTCCTCAAGGGCGCGGCGCAGAACGATCCGCTGCGCGCCTCGGCGTTCGAGGGCCAGGGCTACGCGTACGAGGCGCAGCAGAAGTACGATCAGGCCCTCGCCGCGTTCGACGAGATGACGAAGGTGAATTCGGGCGGGTTCCTGGTGGGGATGGGGCAGTACCACCGGGCGCGGATCCTCATCCTCCAGGGCAAGAAGGACGAGGCGGCGGCGCTGCTGGCGAAGATTCCCACCGAGCACGCGAGCTCCTCGGCGGCGCGGCTCTCCACCGAGCGGCTGGCGCTCCTGGCGGCCGAGGGCATCAAGGTCCCCACGCCCGCGCCGCCCGCTGACGCTGTACAGGACGCGGGATAG
- a CDS encoding PQQ-binding-like beta-propeller repeat protein — protein sequence MKRRAWKRWLGAAAAMGMLGACSSVPLYGNPVTSGSRQPPSNFFEVDWWTPLVEPVTLEYGPRELATPAVDPDSGRVITLTRDGVIRCVAPGGTLEWSFKTSNRFTSGASVQDGIVYVPAGDGFLYALEVRTGKLKWKYEAGEALATVPVKAGALVLVASESDTLFAVNAATGAWAWQYRRDPPSGFTIHGASSPLVKDGTVYLGFSDGYLVALDVEAGTEKWEKALATGATQFLDVDSTPAIDEAGRLYVTSYQGGLYALDAATGDVQWNYAVSGLTSVLTAGEVVIASGDGRLDAYLGDTGRLLWSLNLGELAGRSPVLARGMILLANQRALLFVDPRTGKSRLAWNPGDGISAPPRVLGSSAYVLSNNGYLYALHLRGGGG from the coding sequence ATGAAGCGGCGCGCGTGGAAGCGTTGGCTCGGGGCTGCGGCGGCGATGGGTATGCTCGGCGCGTGCAGCTCCGTTCCGCTGTATGGGAACCCGGTGACTTCCGGCTCCCGCCAGCCCCCCTCGAACTTCTTCGAGGTGGATTGGTGGACCCCGCTCGTCGAGCCGGTCACCCTGGAATACGGCCCCCGGGAGTTGGCCACCCCGGCGGTGGATCCGGACTCCGGGCGTGTCATCACGCTGACCCGGGATGGCGTCATCCGGTGCGTGGCCCCGGGCGGGACGCTGGAGTGGTCCTTCAAGACGAGCAACCGCTTCACCTCGGGCGCGTCCGTGCAGGACGGCATCGTCTACGTGCCCGCGGGAGACGGCTTCCTGTACGCGCTGGAGGTGCGCACGGGGAAGCTGAAGTGGAAATACGAGGCCGGTGAGGCGCTCGCCACGGTCCCCGTGAAGGCGGGCGCGCTGGTGCTGGTGGCCTCGGAGAGCGACACGCTCTTCGCGGTGAACGCGGCCACGGGCGCGTGGGCCTGGCAGTACCGGAGGGATCCGCCCAGCGGCTTCACCATTCACGGCGCGAGTTCGCCGCTGGTGAAGGACGGCACCGTGTACCTGGGCTTCTCGGACGGGTACCTCGTGGCGCTCGACGTGGAGGCCGGCACCGAGAAGTGGGAGAAGGCGCTGGCGACGGGCGCCACCCAGTTCCTCGATGTGGACTCGACGCCCGCGATCGACGAGGCGGGCCGCCTCTATGTGACGTCGTACCAGGGAGGGCTGTATGCCCTGGACGCGGCGACGGGCGATGTGCAGTGGAACTATGCGGTGAGCGGCCTGACGTCGGTGCTGACGGCGGGCGAGGTGGTCATCGCCAGCGGTGACGGCCGGTTGGATGCCTACCTGGGCGATACCGGGCGGCTGCTCTGGTCCCTGAACCTGGGCGAGCTCGCGGGACGTTCCCCGGTGCTGGCGCGCGGGATGATTCTCCTGGCCAACCAGCGGGCGCTGCTCTTCGTGGATCCGCGCACGGGCAAGTCCCGGCTGGCGTGGAACCCGGGGGACGGCATCAGCGCGCCGCCGCGCGTGCTGGGCTCCAGCGCCTACGTGCTGTCGAACAACGGCTACCTGTATGCGCTGCACCTGCGCGGGGGCGGCGGTTGA
- a CDS encoding (deoxy)nucleoside triphosphate pyrophosphohydrolase yields the protein MTGRGPRTVRVVAALLPHPEDGARFLVQQRLPGGSRALLWEFPGGKVEPGESDEAALARECREELDVALEVGRRLWEGRHTYPDLTVELVLYATRLVSGEPRPLGAHALKFLTPAEMGALPFCEADIPLLEDLVAGRMGSLG from the coding sequence TTGACGGGGAGGGGGCCTCGCACGGTGCGGGTGGTGGCGGCGCTGCTGCCGCATCCCGAGGATGGCGCGAGGTTCCTCGTGCAGCAGCGGCTTCCCGGCGGCAGCCGGGCGCTGCTCTGGGAGTTTCCCGGCGGCAAGGTCGAGCCGGGCGAGTCGGACGAGGCGGCCCTGGCGCGCGAGTGCCGGGAGGAGCTGGATGTGGCGCTCGAGGTGGGCCGGCGGCTGTGGGAGGGCCGGCACACGTACCCGGATCTCACGGTGGAGCTGGTGCTGTACGCCACCCGGCTGGTGTCGGGTGAACCCCGTCCCCTGGGCGCGCACGCGCTGAAGTTCCTGACGCCCGCGGAGATGGGGGCGTTGCCGTTCTGCGAGGCGGACATTCCCTTGCTGGAGGATCTGGTGGCCGGAAGGATGGGGAGCCTGGGGTGA
- a CDS encoding ribonuclease H-like domain-containing protein has product MLSRTFQHIPGVGPFREKELWANGIRTWDDFPAAGTGVAISKKSDELAREYILRAREALARRDLRTLAQLLPSREHWRLYPEFAQDAVYFDIETDGSETQVPTVVCLYDSQGLHVFIQGRNMDALPEALAARRLWVSFNGTVFDAPVLRNYFGAERFPSPEAHIDLRFVTRRLGMGGGLKDIEDKLGIGRPPHLKGVNGWDAVLLWRAYKARADVEALRFLVEYNLYDAFQLRTLMDVTYNRGADELNLDVPRLPVFDRGDVLYDVSKIILELGPSERDLETLARVRSQDRDLRDG; this is encoded by the coding sequence ATGCTCTCGCGGACGTTCCAGCACATTCCGGGGGTCGGGCCTTTCCGCGAGAAGGAGCTGTGGGCCAACGGCATCCGGACCTGGGACGACTTCCCGGCGGCGGGGACCGGGGTGGCCATCAGCAAGAAGTCGGACGAGCTGGCCCGTGAGTACATCCTCCGGGCCCGGGAGGCGCTTGCGCGGCGGGACTTGCGGACGCTGGCCCAGCTGCTGCCATCCCGGGAGCATTGGCGGCTGTACCCGGAGTTCGCCCAGGACGCCGTCTACTTCGACATCGAGACGGACGGCAGCGAGACGCAGGTGCCCACCGTGGTCTGCCTGTACGACAGCCAGGGCCTGCACGTCTTCATCCAGGGCCGCAACATGGATGCGCTGCCCGAGGCACTCGCGGCGCGGCGGCTGTGGGTGTCCTTCAACGGCACGGTCTTCGATGCGCCCGTGTTGAGGAACTACTTCGGCGCCGAGCGATTCCCGAGCCCGGAGGCACACATCGACTTGCGCTTCGTGACGCGGCGCCTGGGGATGGGCGGCGGGCTGAAGGACATCGAGGACAAGCTGGGCATCGGTCGGCCGCCGCACCTCAAGGGGGTCAACGGCTGGGACGCGGTGCTGCTGTGGCGCGCATACAAAGCCCGGGCGGACGTGGAGGCCTTGCGGTTCCTCGTCGAGTACAACCTCTACGACGCGTTCCAGCTCCGGACATTGATGGACGTGACGTACAACCGGGGGGCCGACGAGCTGAACCTGGATGTGCCCCGGCTGCCAGTGTTCGACCGGGGGGACGTGCTGTACGACGTCAGCAAGATCATCCTGGAGCTGGGGCCTTCCGAGCGGGACTTGGAGACGCTTGCCCGGGTGCGCAGCCAGGACCGCGATCTGCGCGACGGCTGA
- a CDS encoding DUF3014 domain-containing protein — protein sequence MSEQSFSGGPPVAPGGPSSQPGSARVRIVGALVAFGALVGIGAGAWYALQKAPEAPGLPAATEPAAVRPDAGAAPVEPPPSVPEGDSRVRQNVTSLSSDPEFAKWLGVEGLLQRFTTAVGNIADGESPRMVLSFMGPTEGFQVVEDQGKITINPSTYERYDPVARVIGSLDVQKSVAAWREIKPLADRVYVEIAPPGRAFEQTLSLAIQHLLNVPVPPEDVEVTERGALYVYADPQLEGLSRAQKHLLRMGPRNMQLIQSRLRELQTALGLPMGGH from the coding sequence ATGAGCGAGCAGTCGTTTTCCGGAGGTCCGCCCGTGGCTCCCGGCGGCCCGTCATCGCAGCCAGGTTCCGCCCGTGTCCGCATCGTGGGGGCTTTGGTGGCCTTCGGGGCGCTGGTGGGCATCGGGGCGGGCGCTTGGTACGCGCTCCAGAAGGCGCCGGAGGCCCCGGGGCTGCCAGCGGCCACCGAGCCAGCGGCCGTCCGGCCGGATGCTGGGGCCGCGCCGGTGGAACCGCCGCCCTCGGTTCCCGAAGGAGATTCCCGGGTCCGTCAGAACGTGACGTCCTTGTCTTCGGATCCCGAGTTCGCGAAGTGGCTGGGCGTGGAGGGGCTCCTGCAGCGGTTCACGACGGCCGTGGGCAACATCGCGGACGGCGAAAGTCCCCGCATGGTGCTGTCGTTCATGGGGCCCACGGAGGGCTTTCAGGTCGTGGAGGATCAGGGGAAGATCACCATCAATCCGAGCACCTACGAGCGGTATGATCCGGTGGCCCGGGTGATTGGCTCCCTGGACGTCCAGAAGTCGGTGGCTGCCTGGCGGGAAATCAAGCCACTGGCCGACCGGGTCTATGTGGAGATCGCGCCGCCCGGACGGGCGTTCGAGCAGACCTTGTCCCTGGCCATTCAGCACCTGTTGAACGTGCCGGTTCCGCCGGAGGATGTGGAGGTCACCGAACGCGGGGCGCTCTACGTGTACGCGGACCCTCAACTCGAGGGCCTGAGCCGGGCCCAGAAGCATCTGCTGAGAATGGGCCCCCGGAACATGCAGCTCATCCAGAGCCGGCTCCGGGAACTCCAGACCGCCTTGGGATTGCCCATGGGCGGTCACTGA
- a CDS encoding S46 family peptidase produces the protein MRQLAVVAALLGALPALADEGMWTYNNFPAAAVKAQYGFEPTAQWLDKVRLSSARIAGGCSASFVSANGLVMTNHHCTRGCIEQLSTADKDYIANGFYAKAPTDELKCPAMEINQLAEITDVTDRLNTATQGRTGKEYSDTLKAEMAKIEKECATSDQVRCDVVTLYQGGKYNLYKYRRFQDVRLVFAPEHAIAFFGGDPDNFEFPRYDLDVSFVRVYQDGKPAPQDNFFKWSKAGAKEGELTFVSGHPGRTSRGLTIAELEYQRDVVLPKTLMLMSEQRGLITEFQKRGPEQKRISNNLLFGVENAVKAQKGRHEALLDKAFFAQKVAAEQELRQKVNASPELKKKYGAAWDEIAKAQEQLKHIRKELNFMEKGQGFSSQLYNIAMTLVRAADELPKENGVRLREFTDAALPGLKAQLLSPAPIYPELEIARLEFSLTKLREELGADHPFVKKVLGKESPLTLATRVVNGSQLRDVAFRQQLFDGGKKAISGSKDPMIELARLVDPDARAIRKNHEDNIDSVIRKNSELVAKAKFEVYGTNVYPDATFSLRLSYGSVKGYVEDGKKVTPITVMSGTFDRHTGEAPFALPKSWLDAKSKLKASTPMNFASTNDIIGGNSGSPAINKDAEIVGLIFDGNIQSLGGEYGFNESVNRAVSVHSEAIIESLKTVYGATRVIDELRPGKPVPVKAPPAG, from the coding sequence ATGAGGCAGCTGGCCGTCGTTGCAGCCCTTTTGGGCGCGCTCCCCGCGCTCGCCGATGAGGGCATGTGGACCTACAACAACTTCCCTGCCGCGGCGGTCAAGGCTCAGTACGGCTTCGAGCCCACTGCGCAGTGGCTCGACAAGGTGCGTCTGTCGTCGGCGCGCATCGCGGGCGGCTGCTCGGCGAGCTTCGTTTCCGCCAACGGCCTGGTGATGACCAATCACCACTGCACCCGTGGCTGCATCGAGCAGCTCTCCACCGCCGACAAGGACTACATCGCCAACGGCTTCTACGCGAAGGCGCCCACGGACGAGCTCAAGTGCCCGGCCATGGAGATCAACCAGCTGGCGGAGATCACGGACGTCACCGATCGGCTGAACACGGCCACCCAGGGCCGCACCGGCAAGGAGTACAGCGACACCCTCAAGGCCGAGATGGCGAAGATCGAAAAGGAATGCGCCACCAGCGATCAGGTCCGCTGTGACGTGGTGACGCTCTACCAAGGCGGCAAGTACAACCTCTACAAGTACCGCCGCTTCCAGGATGTGCGCCTCGTCTTCGCCCCGGAGCACGCGATCGCCTTCTTCGGGGGCGATCCGGACAACTTCGAGTTCCCCCGGTACGACCTGGACGTCAGCTTCGTGCGCGTCTACCAGGACGGAAAGCCCGCCCCGCAGGACAACTTCTTCAAGTGGTCCAAGGCGGGCGCGAAGGAAGGCGAGCTGACGTTCGTGTCCGGCCATCCTGGCCGGACGTCCCGCGGCCTGACCATCGCGGAGCTGGAGTACCAGCGGGATGTCGTCCTGCCGAAGACCCTGATGCTGATGTCCGAGCAGCGCGGGCTCATCACCGAGTTCCAGAAGCGCGGCCCCGAGCAGAAACGCATCTCCAACAACCTCCTTTTTGGCGTGGAGAACGCGGTCAAGGCGCAGAAAGGCCGGCACGAGGCCCTGCTGGACAAGGCGTTCTTCGCCCAGAAGGTCGCCGCCGAGCAGGAGCTGCGCCAGAAGGTCAACGCCTCCCCGGAGCTGAAGAAGAAGTACGGCGCGGCATGGGATGAGATCGCCAAGGCCCAGGAGCAGCTCAAGCACATCCGCAAGGAGCTCAACTTCATGGAGAAAGGCCAGGGCTTCAGCTCGCAGCTGTACAACATCGCCATGACGCTCGTGCGTGCCGCGGATGAGCTGCCCAAGGAGAACGGCGTGCGCCTGCGCGAGTTTACGGACGCGGCCCTGCCCGGTCTCAAGGCTCAGCTGCTCAGCCCGGCCCCCATCTATCCGGAGCTGGAGATTGCCCGGCTGGAGTTCAGCCTCACGAAGCTGCGCGAGGAGCTGGGCGCGGACCATCCCTTCGTGAAGAAGGTGCTGGGCAAGGAGTCTCCCCTGACGCTGGCCACCCGCGTGGTGAACGGCAGCCAGCTGCGGGATGTCGCGTTCCGCCAGCAGCTCTTCGATGGTGGCAAGAAGGCCATCAGCGGCTCCAAGGATCCGATGATCGAGCTGGCCCGGCTCGTGGACCCCGATGCGCGCGCCATCCGCAAGAACCACGAGGACAACATCGACTCGGTCATCCGCAAGAACAGCGAGCTGGTGGCGAAGGCGAAGTTCGAGGTGTACGGCACCAACGTCTACCCGGACGCCACCTTCAGCCTGCGCCTCTCCTACGGCTCGGTGAAGGGCTACGTGGAGGACGGCAAGAAGGTGACCCCCATCACCGTCATGAGCGGAACCTTCGATCGGCACACGGGCGAGGCTCCGTTCGCGCTGCCGAAGTCCTGGCTGGACGCGAAGAGCAAGCTCAAGGCCAGCACCCCGATGAACTTCGCGAGCACCAACGACATCATCGGCGGCAACTCCGGCTCGCCCGCCATCAACAAGGACGCGGAGATCGTCGGGCTGATCTTCGATGGCAACATCCAGTCGCTTGGCGGCGAGTACGGCTTCAACGAGAGCGTCAACCGTGCCGTCTCCGTGCACAGCGAGGCCATCATCGAGTCGCTGAAGACAGTCTACGGCGCCACGCGCGTGATCGACGAGCTGCGGCCCGGCAAGCCGGTCCCCGTGAAGGCCCCCCCGGCGGGCTGA
- a CDS encoding zf-TFIIB domain-containing protein: MNCPGCQSTAVEQGFDKLHGGEVLLDVCHACHGVWFDAQESPQLSSTGVLQLFRQMHGKRSARTELVHSLKCPRCPAALTRTHDMVRGNRFQYFRCPSAHGRFVTFFQFLREKGIVRSLTAKELTELKKHAQRLQCSDCGGPISLHQDSACPSCHAPLSILDPAAVGMTLEDAKKAAAVAGAVLAPAVAAQILMDTLQMEGFYRTIDGQAQQLASVLGTGPAPAGDQHRVESTLEAVETGIDLIDLGMDAFFSLVGSIGDLF; the protein is encoded by the coding sequence ATGAACTGCCCAGGTTGCCAGTCCACAGCGGTCGAGCAGGGATTCGATAAGTTACACGGCGGCGAGGTGCTCCTGGACGTCTGCCACGCCTGTCACGGCGTATGGTTCGACGCGCAGGAAAGCCCCCAGCTCTCCTCGACGGGCGTGCTCCAGTTGTTCCGGCAGATGCACGGCAAGCGGAGCGCGCGCACGGAGCTGGTTCACTCGCTGAAATGCCCCCGGTGCCCCGCGGCGCTGACGCGCACGCACGACATGGTCCGGGGCAACCGCTTCCAGTACTTCCGTTGCCCCTCCGCACACGGCCGCTTCGTCACCTTCTTCCAATTCCTCCGGGAGAAAGGAATCGTCCGGAGCCTCACCGCCAAGGAGCTCACCGAGCTGAAGAAGCATGCCCAGCGGTTGCAGTGCTCTGACTGTGGCGGGCCCATTTCCCTGCACCAGGACTCCGCGTGTCCGAGTTGCCACGCGCCGCTCAGCATTCTGGATCCCGCGGCCGTGGGCATGACGCTCGAGGATGCCAAGAAGGCCGCCGCCGTCGCGGGCGCGGTCCTGGCCCCCGCCGTGGCCGCCCAGATCCTCATGGACACGCTCCAGATGGAGGGGTTCTACCGGACGATCGACGGCCAGGCCCAGCAGCTTGCCAGCGTGTTGGGCACGGGGCCCGCACCTGCCGGGGATCAGCATCGTGTCGAGAGCACCCTGGAGGCCGTGGAAACGGGGATCGATCTCATCGATCTCGGGATGGATGCCTTCTTCAGCCTCGTTGGCAGTATCGGCGATCTCTTCTAG
- a CDS encoding enoyl-CoA hydratase/isomerase family protein, translating to MSHDVLLETRGPIGLVTLDRPRALNALDLGMIRRIHPQLEAWAREPAVKAVVIRGAGGKAFCAGGDVRAVAASLGTPVPEGQSPLVRDYFQGEYGLNHRIHHFGKPYIAFVDGISMGGGLGLSFHGSHRVVTERLTFSMPETAIGFFPDVGGGWFLPRFPGEMGAYLGLTGTRANAADAMWLGYGTHHVEHSRLDAVLEALVSADWSTGSAQDVTTRLLASFATDAGPAPLRAHQPAVDRCFAADRVEDILTALSAEGTEWAEATRATLARMSPTSLKVTLRQLRTCRALSYDEVVRVEYRLSQALTERPDFREGIRAVLVDKDQRPRWSPATLAEVRDADVEACFAPRADDAFLPSPAPARG from the coding sequence ATGAGCCATGACGTTTTGCTGGAGACCCGAGGCCCCATTGGACTGGTGACGCTCGACCGCCCCCGGGCGCTCAATGCGCTCGATCTGGGGATGATCCGGCGCATCCATCCTCAGCTGGAGGCCTGGGCCCGGGAGCCCGCCGTGAAGGCCGTGGTGATCCGGGGCGCGGGGGGCAAGGCCTTCTGTGCGGGCGGGGATGTGCGTGCCGTGGCCGCCTCTCTCGGCACCCCTGTTCCCGAGGGCCAGTCCCCCCTGGTCCGCGATTACTTTCAAGGTGAGTACGGGCTCAACCACCGCATCCACCACTTCGGGAAGCCCTACATCGCCTTCGTGGATGGCATCAGCATGGGCGGCGGCCTCGGGCTCTCCTTCCATGGCTCCCACCGCGTCGTCACCGAGCGGCTCACCTTCTCCATGCCCGAGACGGCCATCGGCTTCTTTCCGGATGTGGGCGGCGGGTGGTTCCTCCCGCGTTTCCCGGGTGAGATGGGAGCCTATCTGGGGCTCACCGGCACTCGCGCCAACGCCGCGGATGCGATGTGGCTCGGCTATGGCACCCACCACGTGGAGCACTCCCGGCTCGACGCGGTGCTGGAGGCCCTGGTCTCCGCGGACTGGAGCACGGGCAGTGCCCAGGACGTCACCACCCGGCTCCTCGCCTCTTTCGCCACGGACGCGGGGCCCGCACCGCTGCGGGCGCACCAGCCAGCGGTGGACCGTTGCTTCGCGGCGGACCGCGTGGAGGACATCCTCACCGCGCTCTCGGCCGAGGGCACCGAGTGGGCCGAGGCCACCCGGGCCACCCTGGCCCGAATGTCGCCCACGAGCCTGAAGGTGACGCTGCGCCAGCTCCGCACGTGCCGCGCGCTGTCCTATGACGAGGTGGTCCGCGTCGAGTACCGCTTGAGCCAGGCGCTGACCGAGCGGCCGGACTTCCGGGAGGGCATTCGCGCCGTGCTCGTGGACAAGGATCAGCGCCCGCGCTGGAGCCCCGCCACCCTGGCCGAGGTCCGCGACGCGGACGTGGAGGCGTGCTTCGCCCCCCGGGCAGACGATGCGTTTCTTCCCTCCCCTGCCCCTGCTCGCGGCTGA
- the guaA gene encoding glutamine-hydrolyzing GMP synthase produces MDIHAEKILILDFGSQYTQLIARRVRELGVYCEIHRPDLPAEQIRRFAPRGIILSGGPASVETEGSPRCDPFVFDAGVPVLGICYGLQLLAKLLGGKLDRSAHREYGNAEMEVLSARGPLGEFHPGERVKVWMSHGDRVDALPPGFEAIGRSGNSPFAAAAHTTKPFYGLQFHPEVVHTPQGKAMLRAFLFSDCKVSGTWTMKGFIQEAEEAIRRQVGAEGRVICGLSGGVDSSVAALLLHRAIGPRLQCIFVDNGLLRQDERAQVEALFVDRFHVPLKTVDARERFLQKLAGVTDPEKKRKTIGREFIAVFEEAAREVQDAGFLAQGTLYPDVIESVSYKGPSVTIKSHHNVGGLPEQMKLKLVEPLRELFKDEVRVLGRELGLPEEMVNRQPFPGPGLAIRVLGEVTETRLALVRRADAIVQEEIRTAGLYTELWQAFAVLLPVQSVGVMGDERTYESTCVLRAVTSVDGMTADWARLPYPVLERISTRITNEVRGINRVVLDISSKPPATIEWE; encoded by the coding sequence GTGGACATCCACGCCGAGAAGATCCTCATTCTCGACTTTGGCAGTCAGTACACCCAGCTCATCGCCCGGCGTGTCCGGGAGTTGGGCGTCTACTGTGAAATTCACCGTCCGGACCTCCCGGCCGAGCAGATTCGCCGCTTCGCCCCCCGGGGCATCATCCTCTCGGGAGGCCCCGCCTCCGTGGAAACCGAGGGTTCGCCTCGCTGCGACCCCTTCGTCTTCGATGCGGGGGTGCCGGTGCTGGGCATCTGCTATGGCCTTCAATTGCTGGCCAAGCTGCTCGGGGGCAAGCTGGACCGCTCCGCGCACCGGGAGTACGGCAACGCCGAGATGGAGGTGCTGTCGGCCCGGGGCCCCCTGGGCGAGTTCCACCCTGGTGAGCGGGTGAAGGTGTGGATGAGCCACGGAGACCGGGTGGACGCGCTGCCGCCTGGCTTCGAGGCCATTGGCCGCAGTGGCAACTCGCCCTTCGCGGCGGCGGCCCACACCACCAAGCCCTTCTACGGGCTCCAGTTCCACCCCGAGGTGGTGCACACCCCCCAGGGCAAGGCCATGCTGCGGGCCTTCCTGTTCAGTGACTGCAAGGTGAGCGGGACCTGGACGATGAAGGGCTTCATCCAGGAGGCCGAGGAGGCCATCCGGCGGCAGGTGGGCGCCGAAGGGCGGGTCATCTGCGGGCTGTCGGGCGGGGTGGACAGCTCGGTGGCGGCGCTGCTGCTGCACCGGGCCATTGGCCCGCGGCTGCAGTGCATCTTCGTGGACAATGGGCTTCTGCGGCAGGACGAGCGGGCGCAGGTGGAGGCGCTCTTCGTGGACCGCTTCCACGTGCCGCTCAAGACGGTGGATGCGCGGGAGCGCTTCCTCCAGAAGCTCGCCGGGGTGACGGACCCGGAGAAGAAGCGCAAGACGATTGGCCGCGAGTTCATCGCGGTGTTCGAGGAGGCGGCGCGCGAGGTGCAGGATGCGGGGTTCCTGGCCCAGGGCACGCTCTACCCGGACGTCATCGAGTCGGTCTCGTACAAGGGCCCCTCGGTCACCATCAAGAGCCACCACAACGTGGGCGGCCTGCCCGAGCAGATGAAGCTCAAGCTGGTGGAGCCGCTGCGCGAGCTGTTCAAGGACGAGGTGCGGGTGCTGGGCCGCGAGCTGGGGCTGCCCGAGGAGATGGTGAACCGGCAGCCGTTCCCGGGGCCGGGCCTGGCCATCCGCGTGCTCGGCGAGGTGACGGAAACCCGGCTGGCGCTGGTGCGCCGCGCGGATGCCATCGTCCAGGAGGAGATCCGGACGGCGGGGCTCTACACGGAGCTGTGGCAGGCGTTCGCGGTGCTGCTGCCAGTGCAGAGCGTGGGGGTGATGGGGGACGAGCGCACCTACGAGTCCACGTGCGTGCTGCGCGCGGTGACGAGCGTGGATGGGATGACGGCGGACTGGGCGCGGCTGCCGTACCCGGTGCTGGAGCGCATCTCCACGCGCATCACCAACGAGGTGCGCGGCATCAACCGCGTCGTGCTCGACATCTCGTCGAAGCCTCCAGCCACCATCGAGTGGGAGTAG